In one Saccharibacillus brassicae genomic region, the following are encoded:
- a CDS encoding ABC transporter ATP-binding protein: MTQMMIETRNLTKKYRGTRAVDALNLAIPQGEIYGFLGPNGAGKTTTIRMLLGLIKPDSGIVQLFGQDLKRDRIKILRRVGSLVEYPSYYGHLNAVENLETLRHILNVPRSRIDEVLGTVGLTKDAKRAVKGYSLGMKQRLGIAAALLGSPELLILDEPTNGLDPSGILEIRELIKKMPKEQGITVLVSSHLLSEIEQMASSVGIVNQGRMIFQDSMPNLQRKAGSEIHIALSDAEAGMITAREQGCFPRLDQGKLVFKGIDNGQIARLVSALVDARHSIYRVEERRKSLEDLFLTMTGSGTSEAEVSELQAATGAPRAAGLRKEAAQ, from the coding sequence ATGACACAAATGATGATCGAGACCCGGAACTTGACCAAAAAATATCGGGGGACCCGGGCGGTGGACGCGCTTAATCTGGCGATCCCGCAGGGCGAAATTTACGGCTTTCTCGGACCGAACGGAGCGGGCAAGACGACGACGATCCGCATGCTGCTCGGCCTGATCAAGCCCGACAGCGGCATCGTGCAGCTGTTCGGGCAGGACCTGAAGCGCGACCGGATCAAAATTTTGCGCCGCGTCGGTTCGCTCGTCGAGTATCCGTCGTATTACGGCCACCTGAACGCGGTCGAGAATCTGGAGACGCTCCGCCATATTCTGAACGTGCCGCGAAGCCGGATCGACGAAGTGCTCGGTACGGTCGGCCTGACCAAGGACGCCAAACGTGCCGTCAAAGGCTATTCGCTCGGCATGAAGCAGCGTCTGGGCATCGCGGCGGCGCTGCTCGGCAGCCCGGAACTGCTCATTCTCGACGAGCCGACGAACGGGCTGGACCCGTCGGGCATTTTGGAAATTCGCGAGTTGATCAAAAAAATGCCGAAAGAGCAGGGCATTACGGTGCTCGTCTCCAGCCACCTGCTGAGCGAAATCGAGCAGATGGCGAGCAGCGTCGGCATCGTCAATCAGGGCCGCATGATTTTCCAGGACAGCATGCCGAACCTGCAGCGCAAAGCGGGCAGCGAGATCCATATCGCCCTGTCCGACGCAGAAGCGGGCATGATTACGGCGCGCGAGCAGGGCTGCTTCCCGCGGCTCGATCAGGGCAAGCTCGTGTTCAAGGGTATCGACAACGGACAGATCGCCCGGCTCGTATCCGCGCTGGTTGACGCCCGCCACAGCATCTACCGGGTGGAAGAACGCCGCAAGTCGCTGGAAGACCTGTTCCTGACGATGACCGGCAGCGGAACTTCGGAAGCGGAAGTGTCCGAACTTCAGGCAGCCACCGGTGCTCCGAGAGCGGCCGGCCTGCGCAAGGAGGCGGCGCAATGA
- a CDS encoding ABC transporter permease, with the protein MIGKLLRADLLKTRRTGIWWVVLIGPVGLAAMQMLNFGLRYDYLVGDIYAADPWAGLLNETGLFVPIAIYLAMTLLMSMIANVENRQNAWKQVLALPVRRSEVFAAKFLCCMVQLLAACVLLAGSVAAVGLILKLNGPVPLLDLLKFGVYPLLAALPMLGFMLWMTLTVRNQAIPISIGIAASLVSVFGLAMSEAVPIAWPAAVLQGQEVPLFIGLGVGVFAVLYLLGSMHFSRKDVA; encoded by the coding sequence ATGATCGGCAAACTGCTGAGAGCCGACCTGCTCAAGACGCGCCGGACCGGCATCTGGTGGGTCGTCCTGATCGGACCCGTCGGCCTGGCGGCGATGCAGATGCTCAACTTCGGCCTGCGCTACGATTATCTCGTAGGGGACATCTACGCGGCCGATCCGTGGGCCGGCCTGCTGAACGAGACGGGCCTGTTCGTACCGATCGCGATCTATCTGGCGATGACGCTGCTTATGTCGATGATCGCAAACGTCGAGAACCGGCAGAACGCCTGGAAGCAGGTGCTGGCGCTGCCGGTGCGCCGCTCCGAAGTGTTCGCGGCGAAGTTTCTCTGCTGCATGGTGCAGCTGCTCGCGGCCTGCGTGCTGCTGGCCGGTTCGGTCGCGGCCGTCGGTCTGATCCTGAAGCTCAACGGACCGGTCCCGCTGCTCGACCTGTTGAAGTTTGGCGTCTATCCGCTGCTCGCCGCGCTGCCGATGCTCGGTTTCATGCTCTGGATGACGCTAACCGTGCGCAATCAGGCGATTCCCATCTCGATCGGCATCGCCGCCTCGCTCGTCTCCGTGTTCGGTCTGGCAATGAGCGAAGCGGTTCCGATCGCCTGGCCGGCCGCCGTGCTCCAAGGCCAGGAAGTGCCGCTGTTCATCGGGCTGGGCGTCGGCGTGTTCGCCGTATTGTACCTGCTGGGCTCGATGCATTTTTCGAGAAAGGACGTGGCTTGA
- a CDS encoding ABC transporter permease, which produces MATWISALRSERIKLGRSQIMLLAIIDPILCAGIGLLSSVDNNADGWLALLLVMTMLHAMLLLPMMAGIFSAFVCRYEHAGGGWKQILSLPVSRSALYLSKLLVVAGVLAISQLLFFAAVLGVGLLKGFDLSYVPWGEFAQRAVLGFVACLPLVALQLFVSTMWTSFAAPLVLNMMFTVPNILISNSATYGPYYPWAQPMLVMMEAGGGYDFGAFATPTQTLLLTIGGSFALFLAVGLVYFNRKPV; this is translated from the coding sequence ATGGCAACCTGGATTTCGGCGCTGCGCAGCGAACGGATCAAGCTTGGCCGCTCGCAGATCATGCTGCTGGCGATCATCGATCCGATTCTGTGTGCAGGGATCGGCCTGCTCTCAAGCGTCGATAACAATGCGGACGGCTGGCTCGCCCTGCTGCTCGTCATGACGATGCTGCACGCGATGCTACTGCTGCCGATGATGGCGGGGATCTTCTCGGCTTTTGTCTGCCGCTACGAACATGCGGGCGGCGGCTGGAAGCAGATTTTGTCGCTGCCCGTCTCGCGCAGCGCGCTGTACCTGTCCAAGCTGCTGGTCGTGGCGGGCGTGCTGGCGATCAGCCAGCTGCTGTTCTTCGCCGCGGTGCTGGGCGTCGGCCTGCTCAAAGGGTTCGATCTCTCGTACGTGCCGTGGGGCGAATTCGCGCAGCGGGCGGTGTTGGGCTTCGTGGCGTGCCTGCCGCTTGTCGCGCTGCAGCTGTTCGTGTCCACGATGTGGACCAGCTTCGCCGCTCCGCTCGTGTTGAACATGATGTTCACCGTACCCAATATCCTGATCTCGAACTCGGCGACCTACGGCCCGTATTACCCGTGGGCGCAGCCGATGCTGGTCATGATGGAGGCGGGCGGCGGCTACGATTTCGGCGCGTTCGCGACGCCGACGCAAACGCTGCTGCTGACGATCGGAGGAAGTTTCGCGCTGTTTCTGGCTGTCGGGCTCGTCTATTTCAACCGCAAGCCGGTCTGA
- a CDS encoding L-lactate dehydrogenase — protein MGKKNRKVAIIGSGLVGSSSAYAMINQSICDEIVIISRNHEHALAQALDLSHCADFTSTRTRVRAGRYADCADADIVVLTAGANVKAGQKRMDIIAEAASITREVVTSVMGSGFDGIFVVAANPVDVVTMIAAQVSGLPRHRVIGTGTSIDSARLKTLLADVFQVDPRSVHGYAMGEHGESQFVAWSHVTIGGKPMLHIVEEHKLRFPDLDLNDIARKTKDAGWEIFTRKGSTQFGIGSAIAYITRSILNDDHRIIAVSAILDGEYGQRDVCVGVPAIIGDGGIEELIEFNLNDDEKILFERSCDIIRAGVDSVVQPS, from the coding sequence ATGGGCAAAAAAAACCGTAAAGTCGCGATTATCGGCTCGGGTCTGGTCGGATCGAGCAGCGCTTACGCGATGATCAACCAGTCCATCTGCGACGAGATCGTTATCATCAGCCGCAATCACGAGCATGCGCTGGCTCAGGCGCTCGACCTGTCCCACTGCGCGGACTTCACTTCGACGCGCACGCGCGTGCGGGCCGGACGTTACGCCGACTGCGCGGACGCGGACATCGTCGTCCTGACGGCCGGCGCCAACGTCAAAGCCGGACAGAAGCGCATGGACATCATCGCCGAAGCCGCTTCGATCACCCGCGAAGTCGTCACGTCCGTCATGGGCAGCGGCTTCGACGGCATCTTCGTCGTGGCCGCGAATCCGGTCGACGTCGTGACGATGATCGCGGCCCAGGTGTCGGGTCTGCCGCGCCACCGCGTCATCGGCACCGGCACGTCGATCGATTCCGCGCGGCTCAAAACGCTGCTGGCCGACGTGTTCCAGGTCGATCCGCGCAGCGTCCACGGCTACGCGATGGGCGAGCACGGCGAATCGCAGTTCGTCGCCTGGTCGCACGTCACGATCGGCGGCAAGCCGATGCTGCATATCGTCGAAGAGCACAAGTTGCGCTTCCCGGATCTCGACCTGAACGATATCGCGCGCAAGACGAAGGACGCGGGCTGGGAGATCTTCACCCGCAAAGGTTCGACGCAGTTCGGCATCGGCAGCGCGATCGCCTATATCACCCGTTCCATTTTGAACGACGATCACCGCATCATCGCCGTCTCCGCGATCCTCGACGGCGAATACGGCCAGCGGGACGTCTGCGTCGGCGTACCCGCGATCATCGGCGACGGCGGCATCGAGGAACTGATCGAATTCAATCTGAACGACGACGAGAAGATCCTGTTCGAGCGCTCGTGCGACATCATTCGCGCAGGCGTCGACAGCGTCGTGCAGCCTTCCTGA
- a CDS encoding NADP-dependent oxidoreductase, which translates to MTQNKRFVLASRPNGMPTRENFELKTEEAARPEDGEIAVETLYLSVDPYMRGRMNDSKSYAKPYEIGGTFGGGSVGRVTESRHSSYKEGDIVQGGWGWQTHAVVNGDLAVKVDESLAPIQTALGVLGMPGLTAYFGLLDIGQPKEGETVVVSGAGGAVGMIVGQIAKIKGARVVGISGSEEKNRYLSEELGFDAVVNYKTESLDEALAAACPDGVDVYFDNVGGEVSDAVFQLLNANARVPLCGQISLYNVTEPEPGPRFLPLLLTRTALVKGFLVGQYQDRYGEAIPEMAGWLKDGRLKYRENIVEGFEQSPEAFFGLFSGENLGKQLVKV; encoded by the coding sequence ATGACGCAAAACAAACGCTTTGTACTGGCCAGCCGCCCGAACGGCATGCCGACGCGGGAAAATTTCGAATTGAAGACAGAAGAAGCGGCTCGGCCGGAAGACGGCGAGATCGCGGTCGAGACGCTGTATTTGTCGGTCGATCCCTACATGCGCGGACGGATGAACGACAGCAAATCGTATGCCAAGCCGTACGAGATCGGCGGCACATTCGGCGGCGGATCGGTCGGACGCGTGACGGAGAGCCGGCATTCTTCCTATAAGGAAGGCGATATCGTGCAGGGAGGCTGGGGCTGGCAGACGCACGCCGTCGTGAACGGCGATCTGGCGGTCAAAGTCGACGAGAGCCTCGCTCCGATCCAGACGGCGCTCGGCGTACTCGGCATGCCGGGACTGACCGCCTACTTCGGCCTGCTGGATATCGGGCAGCCCAAGGAAGGCGAGACGGTCGTCGTATCCGGCGCAGGCGGAGCGGTCGGCATGATTGTCGGCCAGATCGCGAAGATCAAAGGCGCGCGCGTCGTCGGCATTTCCGGTTCGGAAGAGAAAAACCGGTATCTGTCCGAAGAACTCGGCTTCGACGCCGTCGTCAACTACAAGACCGAATCGCTGGACGAAGCGCTTGCGGCCGCGTGCCCGGACGGCGTGGACGTCTATTTCGACAACGTGGGCGGCGAAGTGAGCGACGCGGTCTTCCAGCTGCTGAACGCCAACGCGCGCGTGCCGCTGTGCGGCCAGATCTCGCTGTATAACGTGACCGAACCGGAGCCGGGTCCCCGCTTTCTGCCGCTGCTGCTGACCCGTACCGCTCTGGTCAAAGGGTTCCTCGTCGGCCAATACCAGGATCGATACGGCGAAGCGATTCCGGAAATGGCAGGCTGGCTCAAAGACGGACGTCTGAAATACCGCGAAAATATCGTCGAAGGCTTCGAGCAGTCGCCGGAAGCGTTCTTCGGACTGTTCAGCGGAGAGAACCTCGGCAAGCAGCTCGTCAAGGTCTAA